A single window of Zea mays cultivar B73 chromosome 10, Zm-B73-REFERENCE-NAM-5.0, whole genome shotgun sequence DNA harbors:
- the LOC103641060 gene encoding GDSL esterase/lipase EXL3, which translates to MPPVGCVPSQRTLGGGLATRACEPKRNEAALLYNARAQELIAAFNNNNSDVLVVFLDIYRILDDLMERGEEYGFSETTRGCCGTGTIEVTGLCDSRFVSVCDDVSQHVFFDSYHPTERAYRIIVNDIFLNYGHVLFS; encoded by the coding sequence ATGCCGCCGGTGGGCTGCGTGCCGTCGCAGCGCACGCTCGGGGGCGGCCTCGCCACCAGGGCCTGCGAGCCCAAGCGAAACGAGGCGGCGCTGCTGTACAACGCCAGGGCCCAGGAGTTGATCGCCGCCTTCAACAACAACAACTCCGACGTGCTGGTCGTCTTCCTCGACATCTACCGCATCCTGGACGACCTCATGGAGCGCGGGGAGGAGTACGGCTTCTCCGAGACCACCAGGGGATGCTGCGGCACCGGCACCATCGAGGTCACGGGCCTCTGTGACTCCCGCTTCGTCTCCGTCTGCGATGATGTCTCGCAACACGTCTTCTTCGACAGCTACCACCCAACAGAGAGAGCCTACAGGATCATCGTCAACGACATCTTTCTAAACTACGGACACGTGCTCTTCTCATGA